In one window of Nocardia brasiliensis DNA:
- a CDS encoding ArsR/SmtB family transcription factor: MSLEERVAELERRLNGLLPFENGNGHEASTDRWAAARLHEEFAAADEPNGGVLFAGSLRLPTDEQYSWQATFTTGDLIEDDWAETAECLAALGNPVRLRLLREIMGGRRTAAELVGLEGVGTSGQVYHHLRQLAAVGWLHTAGRGRFEVPAGRVVPLLIALASARR, from the coding sequence GTGAGTCTGGAAGAGCGGGTTGCGGAACTCGAACGGCGGCTCAACGGGTTGCTGCCCTTCGAGAACGGAAACGGGCACGAGGCCTCGACAGATCGCTGGGCGGCCGCGCGCCTGCACGAGGAGTTCGCCGCGGCGGACGAGCCGAACGGCGGGGTGCTGTTCGCGGGCTCGCTACGCTTACCGACCGACGAACAGTACAGCTGGCAGGCCACCTTCACCACCGGCGACCTGATCGAGGACGACTGGGCCGAGACCGCGGAATGCCTTGCCGCACTGGGTAATCCGGTGCGCCTGCGGCTGCTGCGGGAGATCATGGGCGGGCGCAGGACCGCCGCCGAGCTGGTCGGCCTCGAGGGGGTCGGCACCTCGGGGCAGGTCTATCACCATCTGCGCCAACTGGCCGCGGTGGGCTGGCTGCACACCGCCGGCCGCGGGCGTTTCGAAGTGCCCGCGGGCCGGGTGGTGCCACTGCTGATCGCGCTGGCCAGCGCGCGGCGCTGA
- a CDS encoding acyl-CoA synthetase, which produces MKVAHALEVVKALGVLRSRGVSDPRKPLETLRTMKESQIYGPQATLIRHGARIAPDSLALADEKGELTYGEIDKQSTAIARGLHAAGLTEGTVVGVLARDHRGLILSMVAASKAGVRVALMNTGFAKPQFAEVCQREKVKAMLHDSEFLGLLDALPADLPRYLTWVDEGTELPAGAQTLDDLVASNSSEELAPPSKPGGFIILTSGTTGLPKGATRAKVSPLATAQFLDRVPFPYRGAQVIVSPIFHSTGFGTWLVGMAMGNKIVVRRRFDAEATLKLIADHKAEMLVAVPTMLHRMTELDPAIRAKYDISSLKVILLAGSALSPELTVKATQVFGPVLYNLYGSTECSVAAIATPDDLAVAPGTVGRAPVTCEVRLFDDNDKQVTAINTTARIFIRSGTPFEGYTDGRNKQIIDGFMSSGDVGHFDEHGLLMVDGRDDDMIVSGGENVFPQEVENLLLERPDIFDAAVVGVDDAEFGKRLRAFVVPEPGQNPDGEEIKAYVKNNLARYKVPREVVFLDDLPRNPTGKLLRRVLVEYDTTA; this is translated from the coding sequence ATGAAGGTGGCGCACGCGCTCGAGGTCGTCAAGGCGTTGGGAGTGTTGCGGTCGCGCGGAGTATCCGATCCGCGCAAACCGCTGGAAACGCTTCGGACGATGAAGGAGTCGCAGATCTACGGGCCGCAGGCCACGCTGATCCGCCACGGTGCGCGCATCGCACCCGACTCCCTCGCGCTGGCCGACGAGAAGGGTGAGCTGACCTACGGCGAGATCGACAAGCAGTCCACCGCGATCGCGCGCGGCCTGCACGCGGCCGGGCTCACCGAGGGCACTGTGGTCGGCGTGCTGGCCCGCGATCACCGCGGCCTGATCCTGTCGATGGTCGCCGCGAGCAAGGCGGGCGTGCGGGTGGCCCTGATGAACACCGGGTTCGCCAAGCCGCAGTTCGCCGAGGTGTGCCAGCGCGAGAAGGTCAAGGCGATGCTGCACGACAGCGAGTTCCTCGGCCTGCTCGACGCGCTGCCCGCCGACCTCCCCCGCTACCTCACCTGGGTCGACGAGGGGACCGAATTGCCTGCGGGCGCACAGACTCTCGACGATCTGGTGGCGAGCAATTCCAGCGAGGAACTGGCCCCGCCGAGCAAGCCCGGCGGCTTCATCATCCTCACCAGCGGCACCACCGGCCTGCCCAAGGGCGCCACCCGCGCCAAGGTTTCTCCGCTGGCCACCGCCCAGTTCCTCGATCGTGTGCCGTTCCCGTACCGGGGCGCGCAGGTCATCGTGTCGCCGATCTTCCACAGCACCGGCTTCGGCACCTGGCTCGTCGGCATGGCCATGGGCAACAAGATCGTGGTGCGCCGCCGCTTCGACGCCGAGGCGACGCTGAAGTTGATCGCCGATCACAAGGCGGAGATGCTCGTCGCGGTGCCGACCATGCTGCACCGGATGACGGAGCTGGATCCGGCCATCCGCGCCAAGTACGACATCTCGTCGCTGAAGGTCATCCTGCTCGCGGGTTCGGCGCTGTCGCCGGAGCTGACCGTGAAGGCGACCCAGGTGTTCGGGCCGGTGCTGTACAACCTGTACGGCTCGACCGAATGCTCAGTGGCCGCCATCGCGACCCCGGACGATCTGGCCGTCGCACCCGGCACCGTCGGTCGCGCGCCGGTCACCTGCGAGGTGCGCCTGTTCGACGACAACGACAAGCAGGTCACCGCGATCAACACCACCGCGCGCATCTTCATCCGCAGCGGCACGCCGTTCGAGGGCTACACCGACGGCCGGAACAAGCAGATCATCGACGGCTTCATGTCCAGCGGTGATGTCGGTCACTTCGACGAGCACGGGCTGCTGATGGTGGACGGCCGTGACGACGACATGATCGTCTCCGGCGGCGAGAACGTCTTCCCGCAGGAGGTGGAGAACCTGCTGCTGGAACGGCCGGACATCTTCGACGCGGCGGTCGTCGGTGTCGACGACGCCGAATTCGGTAAACGGTTGCGCGCCTTCGTAGTTCCCGAGCCGGGCCAGAACCCGGACGGCGAGGAGATCAAGGCATACGTCAAGAACAACCTGGCCCGCTACAAGGTGCCGCGCGAGGTCGTGTTCCTCGACGACCTGCCGCGCAACCCGACCGGCAAACTGCTGCGCCGGGTCCTGGTGGAGTACGACACCACCGCCTGA
- a CDS encoding acyl-CoA synthetase, which translates to MVVSFPALSGTARKAGTLALGVNVMVKRHLFNPLRLDQAVRSAINVTKLGPFAGVAMHAAQTRPHAGAIVDEAGELTFGELNEQSNALARGLATQGVRPGDVVAVLARDHRGMVLSLLAAGKLGVRTVLMNTGFAKPQFADVATREKVKAVLHDSEFIDLMSAIPAAIPRILTWVDAKDNADPSIPTIASLIAGESTAPLPAPAKPGGMVILTSGTTGTPKGAPRDRVSPFASAQFVDRVPLPHNGTMIMAAPIFHGTGLSQFTLGIALGNRVVFQQRRFDPELTLKNIVKYRADSLVVVPTMLQRILDLDEEVLAKYDPRSIKVIFAAGSAIAPDVVTRTLDYFGDTLYNLYGSTECAVMTVATPQDLRKSPTTAGKPPVGIKIVLLDENRKPITEPNVTGTIFVDNGFAFTGYTDGRTKEVVDGMMSSGDVGHFDADGLLYIDGRDDDMIVSGGENVFPLEVENLIAGREDIFEAAVVGVEDREFGKRLRAFVVPGPDSKRDAQEIKDFVKANLARYKVPREVIFLDELPRNATGKLLRKPLIEMDVDAS; encoded by the coding sequence ATGGTTGTCTCCTTCCCCGCGTTGAGCGGCACTGCCCGCAAGGCCGGAACGCTCGCGCTCGGCGTGAACGTCATGGTCAAGCGGCACCTGTTCAATCCGCTCCGGCTCGATCAGGCGGTGCGCTCGGCGATCAACGTGACCAAGCTCGGTCCGTTCGCCGGGGTCGCCATGCATGCCGCGCAGACCAGGCCGCACGCGGGCGCGATCGTCGACGAGGCCGGTGAGCTGACCTTCGGCGAACTGAACGAGCAGTCCAACGCGCTGGCCCGCGGCCTCGCGACGCAGGGCGTGCGGCCCGGCGACGTGGTCGCGGTGCTGGCGCGCGATCACCGCGGCATGGTGCTGAGTCTGCTCGCGGCCGGCAAGCTCGGCGTGCGCACGGTGTTGATGAACACCGGGTTCGCCAAGCCGCAGTTCGCCGACGTGGCCACCCGCGAAAAGGTGAAGGCGGTGCTGCACGACAGCGAGTTCATCGACCTGATGAGCGCGATTCCCGCCGCCATCCCGCGCATCTTGACCTGGGTCGACGCCAAGGACAACGCCGATCCGTCGATCCCGACCATCGCCTCGCTCATCGCGGGCGAGTCGACCGCGCCGCTGCCCGCGCCCGCGAAGCCGGGCGGCATGGTCATCCTGACCAGCGGCACCACCGGCACGCCGAAGGGCGCGCCGCGCGACCGGGTGAGCCCGTTCGCCTCGGCGCAGTTCGTCGACCGGGTGCCGCTGCCGCACAACGGCACCATGATCATGGCCGCGCCGATCTTCCACGGCACCGGGCTGTCCCAGTTCACCCTCGGCATCGCGCTCGGCAATCGGGTGGTCTTCCAGCAGCGCCGGTTCGACCCGGAGCTGACGCTGAAGAACATCGTCAAGTACCGCGCGGACTCGCTGGTCGTGGTGCCGACCATGCTGCAGCGCATCCTCGATCTCGACGAGGAGGTGCTGGCGAAGTACGACCCGCGCAGCATCAAGGTGATCTTCGCGGCGGGCTCTGCCATCGCTCCCGACGTGGTGACCAGGACGCTCGATTACTTCGGTGACACGCTGTACAACCTGTACGGCTCCACCGAGTGCGCGGTGATGACCGTCGCGACACCGCAGGATCTGCGCAAGTCGCCGACCACCGCGGGCAAGCCCCCGGTCGGAATCAAGATCGTGCTGCTCGACGAGAACCGCAAGCCGATCACCGAGCCCAATGTCACCGGCACCATCTTCGTCGACAACGGCTTCGCGTTCACCGGTTACACCGACGGGCGCACCAAGGAGGTCGTCGACGGCATGATGTCCAGCGGTGATGTCGGGCACTTCGATGCCGACGGGCTGCTCTACATCGACGGCCGCGACGACGACATGATCGTCTCCGGCGGCGAGAACGTCTTCCCGCTCGAGGTGGAGAACCTGATCGCCGGGCGCGAAGACATCTTCGAGGCCGCCGTCGTCGGCGTCGAGGATCGCGAGTTCGGGAAGCGCCTGCGTGCCTTCGTGGTTCCCGGGCCGGACTCCAAGCGCGACGCCCAGGAGATCAAGGACTTCGTCAAGGCGAACCTGGCCCGCTACAAGGTGCCGCGTGAGGTGATCTTCCTCGACGAACTCCCGCGCAACGCCACCGGCAAGCTGCTGCGCAAACCGCTCATCGAGATGGACGTCGACGCGAGCTGA
- a CDS encoding PepSY-associated TM helix domain-containing protein — translation MSTTEITTDAGSPAAVTDSAPPHRRSGQSKQAPRNGWYALAMRLHFYAGVFVAPFILVAAVTGALYAISPTLESIVSRDLLSVESTGGAPKPLSEQVAAAVATRPDLTLNAVSPAAGATDTTRVLFSDPTLGESQRRAVFVDPYTAQPVGDSVVYGSSGALPLRTWIDRLHRDLHLGEPGRLYSELAASWLWVIALAGLLVWVRRVRARRQRNSARWLFAPDRSQQARGRTVNWHGAVGMWVLPIILLLSATGMTWSTYAGENITELRQQLSWTTPAVTTALPGAAAPAHDSGGEHHAGHTAAPVQADPADRIAQLDQVYRTARANGVTQAAEITMPVAPAQAFAVKERRMSGTYTVDAVAVDGATGAVTDRLAYADWPLMAKLTNWGIQFHMGLLFGLLNQLLLLAAMIGLITVLVRGYLMWWRRRPTRGGAGPIRLGRAPKRGALRRSSPWVAVPLLLAAALVGWFAPLVGASLLAFLVVDVLVGLRARLRAA, via the coding sequence GTGAGCACAACAGAAATCACGACGGACGCCGGATCGCCGGCCGCCGTCACCGACTCCGCGCCGCCGCACCGCCGGTCCGGGCAGTCCAAGCAGGCGCCCCGCAACGGGTGGTACGCACTGGCGATGCGACTGCACTTCTACGCGGGGGTGTTCGTCGCGCCGTTCATCCTCGTCGCCGCGGTCACCGGCGCGCTCTACGCGATCTCTCCGACGCTGGAATCGATCGTCTCGCGTGACCTGCTGAGCGTCGAATCCACCGGTGGCGCACCCAAACCGCTGTCGGAGCAGGTCGCAGCCGCCGTCGCGACCCGCCCCGACCTCACGCTGAACGCGGTCTCCCCCGCCGCGGGCGCCACCGACACCACCCGGGTGCTGTTCAGCGATCCGACGCTGGGTGAGTCGCAGCGGCGTGCGGTGTTCGTAGACCCGTATACCGCTCAGCCCGTGGGTGATTCGGTCGTCTACGGCAGTTCGGGCGCGCTCCCGCTGCGCACCTGGATCGACCGGTTGCATCGCGACCTGCACCTCGGCGAGCCCGGCAGGCTCTACAGCGAGCTGGCCGCGTCCTGGTTGTGGGTGATCGCGCTGGCCGGGCTGCTCGTCTGGGTGCGCCGGGTGCGCGCACGCAGGCAACGGAATTCGGCCCGCTGGCTGTTCGCGCCGGATCGGTCGCAGCAGGCGCGCGGGCGGACCGTGAACTGGCACGGCGCGGTCGGCATGTGGGTGCTGCCGATCATTCTGCTGCTGTCGGCGACGGGCATGACCTGGTCGACCTACGCGGGCGAGAACATCACCGAGTTGCGTCAACAGCTCAGCTGGACCACGCCCGCTGTCACCACCGCGCTGCCGGGAGCCGCTGCGCCCGCGCATGATTCGGGTGGCGAACACCACGCGGGCCATACTGCCGCGCCCGTGCAGGCCGATCCCGCTGACCGGATCGCCCAACTCGACCAGGTCTATCGGACCGCACGCGCCAACGGTGTCACACAGGCCGCCGAGATCACCATGCCGGTCGCGCCCGCGCAGGCCTTCGCGGTCAAGGAGCGGCGGATGTCGGGCACCTACACCGTCGACGCGGTCGCGGTGGACGGCGCCACCGGCGCGGTTACCGATCGCCTCGCGTACGCCGATTGGCCGCTGATGGCCAAGCTCACCAACTGGGGCATCCAGTTCCACATGGGTCTGCTGTTCGGACTGCTCAACCAATTGCTGCTGCTCGCGGCGATGATCGGGCTGATCACCGTGCTGGTGCGCGGCTACCTGATGTGGTGGCGCAGGCGGCCGACCCGCGGCGGCGCCGGACCGATCCGGCTGGGCCGGGCGCCCAAACGTGGCGCACTGCGTCGTTCCTCGCCGTGGGTCGCGGTGCCGCTGCTGCTGGCCGCGGCGCTGGTCGGCTGGTTCGCCCCGCTGGTCGGCGCGAGCCTGCTGGCGTTCCTGGTCGTCGACGTGCTCGTCGGCCTGCGCGCCCGACTGCGCGCCGCCTGA
- a CDS encoding sodium:solute symporter family protein: MSTHVEASTTLRLDAEPVDYALVALYFVFVLGIGLLARQRVSSSIDFFLSGRSLPAWVTGLAFISANLGAVEIMGMSANGAQYGFPTFHYFWIGAVPAMLFLGVVMMPFYYGSKVRSVPEFMRRRFGTGAHLVNALSFAVAQVLIAGVNLYLLGTILNVLLGWPLWVSVVIAAVIVLSYITLGGLSAAIYNEVLQFFVIVAALLPLTLVGLHKVGGWDGLRDKVTASPGGGAQLESWPGNALSGFGSNIMSVIGIVFGLGFVLSFGYWTTNFVEVQRALATHSISAARRTPIIGAYPKMFIPLIVVIPGMISAVLVPQMSEYKAAKAADPDFSSDTTYNQALLYLMKDVLPNGLLGVGLAGLLAAFMAGMAANISAFNTVFSYDLWQQYVRKDRPDGYYLNIGRLATIGATVAAIFTSFIASSFSNMMDYLQTLFSFFNAPLFATFILGMFWKRMTPAAGWMGLVCGTGSAIVVFLLHETKVFELSGQGASFVAAGVAFVVDILVSVLVTQVTRPKPVEELVGLVYSETPKQVRTDPDEASLPWYQRPVLLAGIALVLVIALNIVVG, translated from the coding sequence ATCTCCACCCATGTCGAGGCATCGACCACGCTGCGGCTCGACGCGGAGCCGGTCGACTACGCCCTGGTGGCGCTGTATTTCGTCTTCGTTCTCGGCATCGGCCTGCTGGCCAGACAGCGCGTTTCCTCCAGCATCGACTTCTTCCTGTCCGGGCGGTCGCTGCCCGCCTGGGTGACCGGTCTCGCGTTCATCTCCGCCAATCTCGGTGCGGTGGAGATCATGGGCATGTCGGCCAACGGCGCCCAGTACGGGTTCCCGACCTTCCACTACTTCTGGATCGGCGCGGTCCCGGCCATGCTGTTCCTCGGCGTGGTGATGATGCCGTTCTACTACGGCTCCAAGGTGCGCAGCGTCCCGGAGTTCATGCGCAGGCGCTTCGGCACCGGCGCGCACCTGGTGAACGCGCTCAGCTTCGCCGTCGCCCAGGTGCTCATCGCGGGCGTCAACCTGTATCTGCTCGGCACCATCCTGAACGTGCTGCTCGGCTGGCCGCTGTGGGTGTCGGTGGTGATCGCGGCGGTGATCGTGCTGTCCTACATCACCCTCGGCGGCCTGTCCGCGGCGATCTACAACGAGGTGCTGCAGTTCTTCGTCATCGTGGCCGCGCTGCTGCCGCTCACGCTGGTCGGCCTGCACAAGGTCGGCGGGTGGGATGGATTACGGGACAAGGTGACCGCATCGCCGGGTGGCGGCGCGCAGCTGGAATCGTGGCCAGGTAACGCGCTCAGCGGGTTCGGCAGCAACATCATGTCGGTGATCGGCATCGTGTTCGGCCTCGGTTTCGTGCTCTCGTTCGGCTACTGGACCACCAACTTCGTCGAGGTGCAGCGCGCGCTGGCCACGCACTCGATCTCGGCGGCCCGGCGTACCCCGATCATCGGCGCCTACCCGAAGATGTTCATTCCGTTGATCGTGGTGATCCCCGGCATGATCAGCGCGGTGCTGGTGCCGCAGATGAGCGAGTACAAGGCGGCCAAGGCGGCGGATCCGGACTTCAGCAGCGACACCACGTACAACCAGGCGCTGCTGTATCTGATGAAAGACGTACTGCCGAACGGATTGCTCGGGGTCGGTCTCGCCGGTCTGCTCGCCGCGTTCATGGCGGGCATGGCCGCCAATATCTCCGCGTTCAATACCGTCTTCAGCTACGACCTGTGGCAGCAGTATGTGCGCAAGGATCGGCCGGACGGCTATTACCTGAATATCGGCCGATTGGCGACCATCGGCGCGACCGTCGCGGCGATCTTCACCTCGTTCATCGCGTCGAGTTTCAGCAACATGATGGATTATCTGCAGACGCTGTTCAGTTTCTTCAACGCGCCATTGTTCGCCACCTTCATTCTCGGCATGTTCTGGAAACGGATGACGCCCGCGGCGGGCTGGATGGGCCTGGTCTGCGGAACCGGTTCCGCCATCGTCGTTTTCCTGCTGCACGAGACCAAGGTGTTCGAATTGTCCGGCCAGGGCGCGAGTTTCGTGGCCGCGGGCGTCGCCTTCGTGGTCGATATCCTGGTGAGCGTGCTGGTCACTCAGGTGACCAGGCCGAAGCCGGTGGAAGAGTTGGTCGGCCTGGTCTACTCGGAGACGCCCAAGCAGGTGCGCACCGATCCCGACGAGGCGTCGCTGCCCTGGTATCAGCGCCCGGTGCTGCTGGCAGGCATCGCGCTGGTGCTCGTCATCGCCCTCAACATCGTCGTCGGATAA
- the galK gene encoding galactokinase has protein sequence MQTWVAPGRVNIIGEHTDYNEGFVLPIALPLVVECAAAVRADGRVRVTSRQRPDETVLVAVDELAARRDRVPAWSRYPLGVVAEFVRRGHTVAGIDLVLDGAVPIGAGLSSSAALSCAVAIALRDLFAPAVTDRALIDLARAAENDYVGAPTGLLDQSASIMCTAGHALFLDIRAFVAADDANTVAHEQIPFDLDRFGLALLVIDTGQPHELVDGGYAERRAQCEAAAAELGVPALRDVVSVAEVERITDPVARRRARHVVTENARVVRVAEELRSGADPRGIGPILTAAHASLRDDFEVCTPALDAAVAAACAAGAHGARMVGGGFGGSAIALVDRAHTAAVVAATRKRFADSGFAEPRTFVVGPAAGAHRID, from the coding sequence GTGCAGACGTGGGTCGCGCCGGGGCGGGTCAACATCATCGGCGAGCACACCGACTACAACGAGGGTTTCGTGTTGCCGATCGCGCTGCCGCTGGTGGTCGAGTGCGCGGCCGCGGTGCGGGCGGACGGCAGGGTGCGCGTCACCTCCCGGCAGCGCCCGGACGAGACGGTGCTGGTCGCGGTGGACGAGTTGGCCGCGCGGCGGGATCGGGTGCCCGCGTGGTCGCGCTACCCGCTCGGGGTGGTCGCGGAGTTCGTGCGGCGCGGGCACACCGTCGCCGGGATCGACCTCGTGCTGGACGGCGCGGTGCCGATCGGCGCGGGGCTGTCCTCCTCGGCCGCGCTGTCGTGCGCGGTGGCCATCGCGCTGCGGGACCTGTTCGCGCCCGCGGTCACCGATCGCGCCCTGATCGACCTGGCCCGCGCCGCGGAGAACGACTATGTCGGCGCGCCCACCGGTTTGCTGGACCAGTCCGCATCGATCATGTGCACGGCGGGGCACGCTTTGTTCCTCGACATCCGCGCCTTCGTCGCCGCGGATGATGCGAATACTGTTGCACACGAACAGATTCCGTTCGATCTGGACCGATTCGGCCTGGCATTGTTGGTGATCGACACCGGACAACCGCACGAGCTGGTCGACGGTGGCTACGCCGAGCGGCGCGCCCAATGCGAGGCCGCCGCCGCCGAACTCGGTGTGCCCGCGCTGCGCGACGTCGTCTCGGTGGCCGAGGTCGAGCGGATCACCGATCCGGTGGCGCGCCGCCGGGCGCGTCATGTGGTGACGGAGAACGCGCGCGTCGTGCGGGTTGCCGAAGAATTGCGCAGCGGCGCGGATCCGCGCGGGATCGGCCCGATACTCACCGCGGCGCACGCCTCGCTGCGCGACGATTTCGAGGTGTGCACGCCCGCGCTGGACGCCGCCGTCGCGGCCGCGTGCGCGGCAGGGGCGCACGGCGCGCGGATGGTCGGCGGCGGATTCGGTGGCAGTGCGATCGCCTTGGTCGACCGTGCGCACACCGCCGCCGTGGTGGCCGCCACCCGGAAACGGTTCGCCGACTCCGGCTTTGCCGAGCCGCGCACCTTTGTCGTCGGCCCCGCTGCCGGTGCGCACCGGATCGACTGA
- a CDS encoding pyruvoyl-dependent arginine decarboxylase: MTIEIGAATGVGPTAMSAFDAALRDLGVGDANLIRLSSVIPPRAALARTGRVRKPIPWGDRLYCVYAVQHAHEPGQTAAAGIGWVLRDDDSGAGLFVEHEAETTEEVTALIRSSLDDMTRHRPQSFGPIQLCTTETTADGEPTCALVLAAYHTTPWGFQR, translated from the coding sequence TTGACGATCGAGATCGGCGCCGCGACAGGGGTAGGCCCGACGGCCATGTCGGCCTTCGACGCCGCATTGCGTGATCTGGGAGTAGGTGATGCCAACTTGATCCGGCTGTCTTCGGTCATACCGCCACGGGCGGCGTTGGCACGCACCGGCCGCGTACGTAAACCGATACCGTGGGGCGATCGCCTCTATTGCGTCTACGCGGTGCAGCACGCGCACGAACCCGGCCAGACGGCCGCAGCGGGCATCGGCTGGGTGCTGCGCGACGATGATTCGGGCGCAGGCCTTTTCGTCGAGCACGAGGCCGAGACCACCGAGGAAGTCACCGCGCTGATCCGGTCCAGCCTCGACGACATGACGCGGCATCGGCCGCAATCCTTCGGCCCGATTCAGCTGTGCACGACCGAAACCACCGCGGACGGCGAGCCGACCTGCGCACTGGTCCTCGCGGCGTACCACACCACCCCGTGGGGATTTCAACGATGA
- a CDS encoding GGDEF domain-containing protein, whose protein sequence is MVHVAVDSLVLTYLTMSVILAGTLAMIGTGLWMHRPARPLPWYLLSASSMLSAVGSALRETTDHGLHPIDDAFTLLGYLTVGLAALIWLRPRQVRGNYELALDSGLIGLGALLASWTFLISPILRTHDSTFNSLVAAAYPVLDALLLTLIAHSVATSTRSETSLRLVHIGLIAALIGDLGYSMDAAGTISVSRDLLMAALLAAYATGGVAALHPTMVGLGHPRRIHPHHSRQRASFIAVTLIVASLVPVVGSSLGMLDRVVVSSLFALLLIGVLVRSERAIVRSSRSERRAQHQADHDMLTGLLNRSALLRALNRNSERWAEQPLCLLFIDLDGFKMVNDSYGHAVGDELIANAASRIRRVVLRDDVVARYGGDEFVVLSPLGRQDAATLAERLLGAFVRPFELSAGEIPITASIGIACGAPRSTDSTIYDLIRDADSAMYHAKEYSLGYAFHDDARHAPDTGRHTPAENGRRIWHTSTRSTSTAV, encoded by the coding sequence ATGGTGCACGTCGCGGTCGACTCATTGGTGTTGACCTATCTGACGATGTCGGTCATTCTCGCGGGCACGCTCGCCATGATCGGCACCGGCCTGTGGATGCATCGCCCGGCACGTCCGTTGCCCTGGTATCTGCTGTCGGCTTCGTCGATGCTCTCGGCCGTCGGTAGCGCGCTGCGCGAGACCACCGATCACGGATTACATCCGATAGACGACGCGTTCACGTTGCTCGGCTACCTGACCGTCGGCCTCGCGGCCCTGATCTGGCTGCGGCCCCGCCAGGTGCGCGGCAATTACGAGCTGGCGCTCGACTCCGGGTTGATCGGTCTCGGGGCGCTGCTCGCGTCCTGGACCTTCCTGATCTCGCCGATCCTGCGCACCCATGACAGCACGTTCAATTCCCTGGTGGCGGCCGCCTACCCGGTATTGGACGCGTTGCTGTTGACGTTGATCGCGCATTCGGTCGCGACCTCGACCCGCTCGGAAACCTCGCTGCGGCTGGTGCACATCGGGCTGATCGCCGCACTCATCGGCGATCTCGGATACAGCATGGACGCGGCAGGCACCATCTCGGTCAGCCGGGACCTGCTGATGGCGGCGCTGCTGGCCGCGTATGCGACCGGCGGCGTCGCGGCGCTGCACCCGACGATGGTCGGCCTCGGCCATCCCCGCAGGATCCACCCGCACCACTCCCGCCAGCGGGCCAGCTTCATCGCGGTCACGTTGATTGTGGCGTCGTTGGTGCCGGTGGTGGGGTCCTCGCTCGGGATGCTCGATCGGGTGGTGGTGTCCTCGTTGTTCGCGCTGCTGCTGATCGGGGTGCTGGTGCGCAGTGAGCGGGCCATCGTGCGTAGCTCGCGCAGCGAGCGGCGGGCCCAGCATCAGGCCGACCACGACATGCTCACCGGACTGCTGAACCGCTCGGCACTGCTGCGCGCGCTGAATCGCAACAGCGAGCGGTGGGCCGAGCAGCCGCTCTGCCTGCTGTTCATCGATCTCGACGGCTTCAAGATGGTCAACGACAGCTACGGGCACGCGGTCGGCGACGAACTGATCGCCAACGCGGCCTCGCGGATTCGGCGCGTGGTGCTGCGCGACGACGTGGTCGCCCGCTACGGCGGCGACGAGTTCGTGGTGCTCTCGCCGCTCGGCAGACAGGATGCCGCGACCCTGGCCGAGCGGCTGCTCGGCGCCTTCGTGCGACCGTTCGAGCTGAGCGCGGGCGAAATCCCGATCACCGCGAGCATCGGCATCGCCTGCGGTGCGCCGCGCAGCACCGACTCCACCATCTACGACCTCATCCGGGACGCGGACTCGGCCATGTACCACGCGAAGGAGTACTCGCTCGGCTACGCGTTCCACGACGACGCGCGGCACGCGCCCGACACGGGGCGCCACACCCCGGCCGAGAACGGGCGGCGGATCTGGCACACCAGCACCAGATCCACCAGCACCGCGGTCTGA
- a CDS encoding DUF6319 family protein: MVPKPVASQPESGEQDSGASKAPAPKPSGAGSKPAKAAVRPKAKTPEVTVTLTGTADGEWSVDVVSGKKRAVRGLAVASSAVAQAAKILHPEVADVVAGILDAAREAQEAKVRQLQAELEAARRLLEELAD, encoded by the coding sequence GTGGTCCCGAAACCCGTTGCGAGCCAGCCGGAATCGGGAGAACAGGACAGCGGCGCGAGCAAGGCGCCCGCACCCAAGCCGAGCGGCGCGGGCAGCAAGCCCGCCAAGGCGGCGGTCCGGCCGAAGGCGAAGACGCCCGAGGTCACGGTGACCCTGACCGGAACCGCCGACGGCGAATGGTCCGTCGACGTGGTGAGCGGCAAGAAGCGCGCGGTGCGCGGCCTCGCGGTGGCCAGCTCCGCGGTGGCGCAGGCCGCCAAGATCCTGCACCCGGAGGTGGCCGACGTGGTGGCAGGCATCCTCGACGCCGCACGGGAAGCCCAGGAGGCCAAGGTGCGGCAGTTGCAGGCCGAGCTGGAGGCGGCCCGGCGACTGCTCGAGGAACTGGCCGACTAG